The following is a genomic window from Mycolicibacterium sp. TY81.
GCCGCGATCCTGGCCGCCATCTCGCTCACGTCGACCGTCGCACCCACGACATTGGCGATCCTCATGCTGCTGCCGCTCTCGGCATTCGAGGCAACCGGCGCCCTGCCGGCCGCGGCCGTGCAGCTGACGCGGGCCCGCATCGCCATCGCACGGCTCACCGGCATGCTGGCCGAACACCCCGACGACCGCGCCGCCATCGCCGTCCCGCCACTGGACGTCGCACCCGGCGACCGGATCGCTGTGCTGGGCGCCAGTGGGCGCGGCAAGACCACCCTGCTGCTGTCCACCGCCGACTGCCTCCGCGAAACAGATTCACCGGCAGGGTTTTTCGCCGAGGACGCGCACCTGTTCGACACCACGCTGCGGGACAACCTCCTGGTGGCCCGCGGCGACGCCACCGACGGCGAGCTCACCGCGGCCCTGGCAAAGGTCGGCCTGGGACCCTGGCTCGCGACACTGCCCGACGGGTTGTCCACCCTGCTCTCCGGCGGGGCCGCCGCCGTCTCTGCCGGCCAGCGGCGCCGACTGCTGCTCGCCCGCGCCCTGCTGACCGACTTCCCCGTCGTACTCCTCGACGAACCCACAGAGCATCTCGATGCAGCGGACAGTCACCGCCTGCTCGCCGAACTCCTCACTCCCGGCGCGCTGTTCGGCGCCGACCGGGCCGTGGTGGTGGCCACGCACCATCTGCCTCCGGACCTGCACTGCACGGTGCTGAACCTGGACCTCAGCAAAGACGGGTACCCTGCGCAGTCATGAGCATGTATCCCGGTGGCGGGTATCCCCCGCCGCCACCGCCGCCGTACGCCAACCAGGGATACGGGGCGTACACGTCGGCTCCGCGGAACGGCATGGGAACCGCCGCACTGGTTCTGGGCATCGTGGGACTGCTGACCTCATGGTCGGTGGTCGGTGGACTGCTGTTCGGGCTTGGCGCCGTGGCGTGCGGCGTCCTCGGCCGCGGCCGGGTCAAGCAGGGCCTCGCCGACAACGGCGTGGTCGCCGGCGCGGGCATCGTGCTCGGTGCGCTGGCGACCGTGCTGGCGATCGTGTTCGTCTTCGTCGTGATCGGCTTCTACCGCCAGGTCGGGTTCGGCGACTACACCGACTGCATGACACGCGCCGGGCAGGACCAAAACGCGCAGAACACCTGCGTCCAGGATTTCCGTGGCCGCATCGAGAAGGAGTTCGGTGTCACGGTCGGCTGAGCCGGACGCCGTGACACCCGAAAAGCCTTAGCCCGGAAAGTGTTTGACGATGCCTTCTTGAGTCACCGTCGCCAGCACCTGACCGGCGCGGTCGAAGAAATGACCCGACGCCAGGCCGCGGGAATCGGCCGCCACCGGTGACGTCGTCGAATACAGCACCCACTCGTCGAACTTGATGGGCCGGTGGAACCAGACGGTGTGGTTCATCGTGACCGCGAAAATCCGGTCGTGACCCCACGACAGGCCGTGCGTGGTGATGATCGAGTCCAGCAGCGTCGTGTCCGACGAATAGACCAGGGCCGCCGCGTGCAGCACCGGATCGTCGGGCATGGCGCCCATGGTCTTGAGCCACACGCGGTTGTGGTCGAGCTTGCCGCCCTTGTCCCGCATCACCCAGGC
Proteins encoded in this region:
- a CDS encoding DUF4190 domain-containing protein; amino-acid sequence: MSMYPGGGYPPPPPPPYANQGYGAYTSAPRNGMGTAALVLGIVGLLTSWSVVGGLLFGLGAVACGVLGRGRVKQGLADNGVVAGAGIVLGALATVLAIVFVFVVIGFYRQVGFGDYTDCMTRAGQDQNAQNTCVQDFRGRIEKEFGVTVG